A single Mangrovimonas sp. YM274 DNA region contains:
- a CDS encoding DUF58 domain-containing protein encodes MKFIKSLYIHGRFFVYMAIVSLCFLASYWLTALYALAWAMVLTLGILFVVDLILLYRFKNAVEGRRMLPEKFSNSDENEVPITVSNRYPFKISIQVIDELPVQFQKRDFSYTSVLESNATHNFNYLVRPVERGEYVFGQLNIFASTALKIVKRKYQFQNEQMVAVYPSFIQMQKYDFLAIGNKLTEFGLKKIRRIGHTLEFEQIKEYVTGDDFRTINWKATAKKAQLMVNQYQDEKSQPIYSIIDTGRVMKMPFNGLKLLDYAINASLAFSNVALKKQDKVGLLTFSKNIETLLPANQKLTYLNRILEALYNVNTQFTDSDYSLLYAQIKRKITHRSLLLLYTNFEHISGLKRQLPFLQAISKTHLLVVIFFENTELESLISTDAEDLQSIYHKTIAEKFSYEKRLMVKELNKHGIQTILTAPENLTINTINKYLEIKARGLL; translated from the coding sequence ATGAAGTTTATTAAATCCCTATACATCCACGGCCGTTTTTTTGTCTACATGGCAATAGTCAGTCTATGCTTCCTGGCATCCTATTGGCTGACTGCTTTATATGCTCTAGCATGGGCCATGGTACTAACCCTAGGCATTCTATTTGTAGTGGATTTAATATTGCTATATCGTTTTAAAAATGCTGTAGAAGGAAGGCGTATGCTACCTGAGAAATTTTCAAATAGCGATGAAAATGAAGTTCCTATTACCGTTTCCAACAGATATCCATTTAAAATTTCTATCCAAGTCATTGATGAACTTCCTGTTCAATTTCAAAAAAGAGACTTTTCATACACCTCTGTTTTGGAATCCAACGCTACCCATAATTTCAATTATTTGGTGCGCCCTGTAGAACGTGGTGAATATGTCTTTGGCCAATTGAATATTTTCGCCTCTACAGCCCTTAAAATTGTAAAAAGAAAGTATCAATTCCAGAATGAGCAAATGGTAGCCGTTTACCCTTCCTTTATCCAAATGCAGAAATATGATTTTCTGGCAATCGGCAATAAACTAACGGAATTTGGCTTAAAAAAAATACGCCGCATTGGGCATACTCTGGAGTTTGAACAAATAAAAGAATACGTAACTGGTGACGATTTTAGAACCATTAATTGGAAAGCCACTGCCAAAAAGGCCCAATTGATGGTCAACCAATACCAAGACGAAAAATCGCAGCCCATCTATTCAATTATTGATACGGGACGTGTTATGAAAATGCCCTTTAATGGACTGAAACTTTTGGATTATGCTATCAATGCCTCTTTGGCCTTTAGCAACGTTGCTTTAAAAAAACAGGACAAAGTGGGCCTTTTAACCTTCTCTAAAAATATTGAAACTCTCCTGCCAGCCAACCAAAAATTAACCTACCTCAATAGGATTTTGGAGGCTCTTTATAATGTCAACACCCAATTTACGGATAGTGATTATAGTTTGCTATATGCCCAAATCAAGAGAAAGATCACTCATAGAAGTTTACTGTTGCTATATACCAATTTTGAACATATTAGTGGATTGAAACGGCAATTACCATTTCTACAGGCCATTTCAAAAACGCATCTTTTGGTAGTTATTTTCTTTGAGAATACCGAATTGGAATCCCTAATTAGCACTGACGCCGAGGATTTACAAAGCATTTACCATAAAACCATTGCCGAAAAATTCTCCTATGAAAAACGATTAATGGTTAAAGAACTTAACAAGCACGGTATACAAACTATATTAACCGCTCCTGAAAATCTAACTATAAACACTATAAATAAATACCTCGAAATTAAAGCGCGAGGGCTCCTTTAA
- a CDS encoding transglutaminase family protein: MKNKLLPLLGLVTLLGYSQKKFDPTPEHITQAKELNEQFPEEDVILLNTKDYVKFDIDKRNTLVTVDHSQEQQMMNISNRADIQKYDFYNGEIEIEDFYFSHRNKDYASIRNYRESYTSNDLFHNDSKVIYANVDFPVQGYQYFFQEKKHYKDIKYFTSIHFTDEYRILEKEVEIRIPQWLEIEFKEMNFEGFDITKKESKDEKTGDIIITYSVKNLEARYDEQMMPGPSYIYPHILVLSKSFTYDDKKHKLFGETADLYAWYSSLINQMKDNPAEFKSKVADLTANAKSDEEKIKNIYYWVQDNIRYIAFEDGIAGFKPDDSQNVFKKRYGDCKGMANLIKQMLVEAGFDVRLTWIGTKHIAYDYSTPSLSVDNHMICTLFKDGKKIFLDGTEKYNSFGEYAERIQGKQALIEDGDNFILEPVPVSTAATNASSFVYNAKIVDEEITGTAKRTFKGESRASFLYHYHNLMNDKKEEALTYYLDDGDKNIKVENIVTSDLENREADMAIDYSLTLKNAISSFDGTIYLDLDPNKEFSSYELEDRKIDLMFQYKTHYQFQMNLEIPKGYAIDNLPEAIDIDNEDFRIKVELQLQDNKLEYNKLFVIKNAQIKQRNFQLWNNTIKQLKKIYNEQLLLTKPNNN, from the coding sequence ATGAAAAACAAGCTACTACCACTTTTAGGTCTTGTTACCCTGTTGGGGTATAGTCAGAAAAAATTTGACCCAACACCAGAACACATTACACAAGCAAAAGAATTAAATGAACAGTTCCCCGAAGAAGACGTTATTCTTTTAAATACTAAGGATTATGTTAAATTCGATATTGATAAGCGCAACACCTTGGTAACCGTTGACCATTCCCAAGAACAGCAAATGATGAACATTAGCAACCGTGCAGACATCCAGAAGTACGACTTTTACAACGGGGAAATAGAGATTGAGGATTTCTACTTTAGCCATAGGAATAAAGATTACGCATCGATACGAAACTATCGTGAATCCTACACCAGTAACGATCTATTTCACAACGACTCCAAAGTTATTTATGCAAATGTTGATTTTCCTGTCCAAGGCTACCAATATTTTTTTCAAGAGAAAAAGCACTACAAAGACATTAAGTATTTTACCTCCATCCATTTTACAGATGAATACCGCATTTTAGAAAAAGAAGTTGAAATTAGAATACCACAATGGTTGGAAATTGAATTCAAAGAAATGAACTTTGAAGGTTTCGATATTACGAAAAAAGAAAGCAAAGACGAAAAAACAGGAGATATTATCATCACTTATTCCGTTAAAAACCTAGAGGCTCGCTATGATGAACAAATGATGCCTGGGCCTAGTTACATCTACCCTCATATCTTAGTCTTATCAAAATCATTCACTTATGACGATAAAAAGCATAAGCTATTTGGAGAAACAGCAGACCTTTATGCTTGGTACAGCTCGCTGATAAATCAAATGAAGGACAACCCTGCCGAATTTAAAAGCAAAGTGGCCGACTTAACCGCCAATGCTAAATCTGATGAAGAAAAAATTAAGAACATCTACTATTGGGTACAAGATAATATTAGATACATTGCCTTTGAAGACGGTATTGCAGGCTTTAAACCCGACGATTCCCAAAATGTTTTCAAAAAGCGCTATGGAGACTGTAAAGGGATGGCCAACCTAATCAAACAAATGCTAGTGGAGGCAGGTTTTGATGTACGCCTTACTTGGATTGGCACCAAACATATTGCCTACGATTACTCTACGCCTTCCCTTTCTGTAGACAACCATATGATTTGTACCTTATTTAAAGACGGAAAGAAAATCTTTTTGGACGGCACCGAAAAATACAATTCCTTTGGAGAATATGCCGAACGCATCCAAGGAAAGCAAGCCTTGATTGAAGATGGAGACAATTTCATATTGGAACCAGTTCCAGTTTCTACTGCAGCAACCAATGCTTCTTCGTTTGTTTACAATGCCAAAATAGTTGATGAGGAAATTACAGGAACAGCCAAACGCACTTTTAAAGGAGAAAGTAGAGCATCATTTCTTTATCATTACCACAACTTAATGAATGATAAAAAAGAGGAGGCCCTAACCTACTATTTGGATGATGGTGATAAAAACATCAAAGTAGAGAACATCGTGACCTCTGATTTGGAAAATAGAGAAGCTGACATGGCTATAGATTATTCCTTGACCCTTAAAAATGCTATTTCCAGTTTTGATGGGACAATATACTTAGATCTTGATCCAAACAAAGAGTTCTCAAGTTACGAACTTGAAGATCGTAAAATAGACCTAATGTTCCAATACAAAACGCATTACCAATTTCAAATGAATCTAGAAATCCCTAAAGGTTACGCCATAGACAACCTTCCAGAAGCAATCGACATAGACAACGAAGACTTTAGGATTAAAGTGGAGCTTCAATTGCAAGACAACAAATTAGAATACAACAAATTGTTTGTTATTAAAAACGCCCAAATAAAGCAGCGTAATTTCCAACTCTGGAACAACACAATAAAACAGCTCAAAAAAATATACAATGAACAACTATTATTAACCAAACCAAACAACAACTAA
- a CDS encoding Dps family protein, translated as MTFNSIGLDTKQTKAIAEDLNVLLANFQIYYQNLRGIHWNIKGKRFFDLHVKFEELYTDANVKVDEIAERILTLGATPLHTFEDYTKSAKVPVGKNISQDEKAVRLIVDSLKELLQIEREILEASDEANDEGTNSMMSDFITEQEKTVWMMKAWLDESI; from the coding sequence ATGACATTTAATAGTATTGGATTAGATACTAAACAAACAAAAGCCATTGCAGAAGACCTAAATGTTTTATTGGCTAATTTTCAAATATATTACCAAAACCTAAGAGGAATACATTGGAATATTAAAGGTAAACGCTTCTTCGATTTACACGTTAAGTTTGAAGAATTATATACCGATGCTAATGTGAAAGTGGATGAAATTGCAGAACGTATACTAACTTTGGGAGCCACACCGTTGCACACCTTTGAAGATTATACTAAAAGTGCCAAAGTACCTGTTGGGAAAAATATTTCTCAAGATGAAAAGGCCGTACGTTTAATAGTAGATTCCTTAAAGGAGTTGTTACAAATTGAAAGAGAGATTTTGGAAGCTTCTGATGAAGCCAATGATGAAGGAACCAACTCCATGATGAGTGATTTTATCACAGAACAGGAAAAAACCGTTTGGATGATGAAAGCTTGGTTGGATGAAAGCATCTAA
- a CDS encoding cytochrome-c peroxidase, translating to MKKIIVMMLLQVFVLSCSNDQEVGYVPLPLTLEAPSNFPELAYNLDNNPLTEAGFELGKSLFYDGKLSVNDAIPCAFCHEQAFAFTHHGHNLSHGVDGAIGLRNSLPIQNLAFLNEFMWDGAATHLDMQPIIPITSHLEMGETMGNVVEKLKADPNYQQQFERAFEDGAVNAANMLKALSQFMVMMVSSNSKYDKYVRNEEGVTLSAMELDGLQTFENKCASCHATDLFTDQSYRDNGLPVNPQLNDKGRFDIFEDPNDLYKFRVPSLRNVETSYPYMHDGRFQTLEAVLDFYDHGMVDNGNVDPLLLREDQTYGISLDAYEKESLIAFLKTLTDNEFLTDDRFSEY from the coding sequence ATGAAAAAGATCATTGTAATGATGCTTCTTCAGGTGTTTGTGTTGTCTTGTTCCAACGATCAGGAAGTTGGTTATGTACCATTACCTTTAACTTTGGAGGCACCTTCCAATTTCCCTGAATTGGCCTATAATTTAGACAACAATCCACTTACCGAAGCTGGCTTTGAGTTAGGCAAATCCTTGTTTTATGACGGCAAGCTTTCGGTGAATGATGCTATTCCTTGTGCTTTTTGCCATGAACAGGCCTTTGCTTTTACTCATCATGGGCATAATTTAAGTCATGGTGTTGATGGCGCCATTGGCCTTCGTAATTCGCTGCCCATCCAAAATTTAGCCTTTCTAAATGAATTTATGTGGGATGGTGCTGCCACGCATTTAGACATGCAGCCCATTATTCCTATTACCAGCCATTTGGAAATGGGGGAAACCATGGGAAATGTTGTTGAAAAGTTAAAGGCCGACCCTAATTACCAACAGCAGTTTGAAAGGGCCTTTGAAGACGGTGCCGTGAACGCTGCCAATATGCTCAAGGCCTTATCCCAGTTTATGGTGATGATGGTGTCTTCCAATTCAAAATATGACAAATATGTGCGCAATGAAGAAGGCGTTACCTTATCTGCTATGGAATTGGATGGCTTGCAAACTTTTGAAAACAAATGTGCTTCTTGTCATGCTACCGATTTGTTTACTGATCAAAGTTATCGTGATAATGGTTTGCCGGTCAATCCGCAATTGAATGATAAGGGACGTTTTGACATTTTTGAAGACCCTAATGACCTTTACAAGTTTAGGGTGCCCAGTTTGCGAAATGTAGAAACATCCTATCCTTATATGCATGACGGGAGGTTCCAAACCTTAGAGGCTGTATTGGATTTTTACGACCATGGCATGGTAGATAATGGTAATGTAGATCCCCTTTTATTGAGAGAGGATCAAACTTATGGTATCTCTTTGGATGCTTATGAAAAGGAAAGTCTGATTGCCTTTTTGAAAACTTTAACCGATAATGAATTTTTGACTGATGACCGTTTTTCAGAATATTAA
- a CDS encoding hydrogen peroxide-inducible genes activator, which produces MTITQLHYVLAIAEYKNFTKAAEKCYVTQPTLSTQIQKLEDELDVLIFDRSKKPIELTDVGRKIVQQARNIVNESDRIQDIVDQQKGFIGGEFRLGIIPTVMPTLLPMFLKTFIKRHPKVKLIIEELTTEEIITRISEGHLDAAIAATPLQNELIKERVLYYEPFVAYIPESHRLHEKSKISTEDLEIDDMLLLEDGHCFRDGVINLCKVFKNHVDDSFQLESGSIETLVKLSNEGLGMTLLPYLHTMELNDKLQSNLRHFEEPSPAREVSIIYHKSELKMQIVEALQSVISGIIRGAIAFQNVEIISPLPTSK; this is translated from the coding sequence ATGACCATAACCCAGCTACACTATGTTTTAGCCATTGCAGAATACAAAAATTTCACAAAAGCGGCTGAAAAATGCTACGTTACTCAACCTACTTTGAGTACACAAATTCAAAAATTGGAAGACGAGTTGGATGTACTTATTTTTGACAGAAGCAAAAAACCAATCGAACTGACCGATGTAGGAAGAAAAATTGTACAGCAGGCACGTAATATTGTCAACGAATCTGACCGGATTCAAGATATTGTAGATCAACAAAAGGGATTTATAGGAGGAGAATTTAGACTCGGAATCATTCCTACCGTAATGCCGACCTTACTGCCAATGTTCCTAAAAACCTTTATTAAAAGGCATCCAAAAGTTAAGCTTATTATAGAAGAACTTACCACCGAAGAGATTATTACCCGTATTAGTGAAGGTCATTTAGATGCAGCCATTGCCGCTACGCCTTTGCAAAACGAGTTGATAAAAGAGCGTGTTTTGTACTATGAACCCTTTGTAGCCTATATTCCAGAGAGTCATAGACTTCACGAAAAATCGAAAATTAGCACCGAGGACCTTGAAATAGATGATATGCTATTGTTGGAAGACGGCCATTGTTTTAGGGATGGGGTCATTAATTTATGTAAGGTATTCAAAAACCATGTTGATGATAGTTTTCAATTGGAAAGTGGTAGTATTGAAACCTTGGTAAAACTCTCGAACGAAGGTCTTGGTATGACCTTATTACCATATTTACATACTATGGAATTGAATGATAAATTACAATCTAACCTGCGTCATTTTGAAGAACCATCCCCTGCCCGAGAAGTCAGTATCATTTACCACAAAAGTGAGCTTAAAATGCAAATAGTTGAAGCATTACAGTCTGTTATTTCGGGAATTATAAGAGGTGCCATTGCGTTTCAAAATGTTGAAATCATCAGCCCACTGCCTACTTCAAAATAA